The proteins below come from a single Phocoena sinus isolate mPhoSin1 chromosome 2, mPhoSin1.pri, whole genome shotgun sequence genomic window:
- the NGDN gene encoding neuroguidin: protein MAAPEVLESDLPNAVALLKNLQEQVMAVTAQVQALTKKVQAKTYPTEKGLSLLEVKDQLLLMYLMDLSHLILDKASGGSLQGHPAVLRLVEIRTVLEKLRPLDQKLKYQIDKLVKTAVTGSLSESDPLRFKPHPSNMMSKLSSEDEEEDEAEEGQSGASGKKSGKGTAKKYVPPRLVPVHYDETEAEREKKRLERAKRRALSSSVIRELKEQYSDAPEEIRDARHPHVTRQSQEDQHRINYEESMMVRLSVSKREKGRRKRANVMSSQIHSLTHFSDISALTGGTPHLDEDQNSTKKRKKIPKKGQKKKGFRRRR from the exons ATGGCGGCGCCG GAGGTGCTGGAGTCAGACCTGCCAAATGCCGTAGCACTTTTGAAAAACCTCCAGGAGCAG GTGATGGCTGTCACCGCACAGGTGCAAGCTCTGACCAAAAAAGTTCAAGCTAAAACCTATCCTACAGAGAAG GGTCTCAGCCTTTTGGAagtgaaagatcagctgttgtTAATGTACCTTATGGATCTGAGCCATCTCATTCTGGACAAAGCCTCAGGAGGGTCTCTTCAGGGACATCCTGCAGTTTTGAGACTGGTGGAGATTCGCACG GTTTTGGAAAAGCTTCGTCCTTTGGACCAAAAACTGAAGTATCAAATTGACAAACTGGTGAAGACGGCAGTGACAGGCAGCCTCA GTGAGAGTGACCCACTCCGTTTTAAGCCTCATCCCAGCAATATGATGAGCAAG TTGAGCTCTGAGGATGAGGAGGAAGATGAAGCAGAGGAAGGCCAGTCTGGGGCTTCAGGGAAGAAATCTGGAAAAGGGACAGCTAAGAAATATGTTCCACCACGCTTGGTTCCAGTGCATTACG ATGAAACAGAAGCTGAGCGGGAGAAGAAGCGCCTAGAACGAGCCAAGAGACGGGCATTGAGCAGCTCTGTCATTCGTGAACTAAAGGAGCAGTACTCAGATGCTCCAGAGGAAATCCGTGATGCTCGGCATCCTCATGTTACTCGACAGAGCCAGGAGGATCAGCACAG GATTAACTATGAGGAGAGCATGATGGTGCGTTTAAGTGTCAGTAAGCGGGAGAAAGGACGGCGAAAACGAGCAAATGTCATGAGCTCACAAATTCATTCCCTCACGCACTTCAGTGACATCAGTGCTTTGACAGGAGGAACCCCTCATCTTGATGAG GATCAGAATTCTACTAAGAAGCGGAAGAAGATACCTAAGAAAGGTCAGAAGAAAAAAG GTTTTCGGAGGCGGCGGTGA